The DNA sequence ACAACAGGGCCCATCGGACGACAAGAGATTGCATGTTTCCTTCCTGGGCGCTGCAAAATGGGCTTTAGCCGGGCCGGCTACTCATTTCTCAGTGGGTATCGATATAGCCCTGCAGCTGTTCGTGCCATTTAGCGGTGTCATAAACCTGCGGATCGGTCGACTCATTCATCAGGAGGTCGAGCAGGTGACGGGGCCGGCGTCCGCCAATATGCAGGGCTTTGACGCAGGAGACACAATAGACGCATACCTCCTCGCAGGGCATGGCCTCCGCACGTTTTATCATCTGTTGCCGAATCTTGTATATGGGAAACCGGGGATAGAGATCATCCCCGCAGCAGACTGTGCGCGTCCCGTGAAACCGCGTTTCAACCACCTCGATGTTCATTTTTCGAAGCAGGTTGCGTACAGCCTGATGAACCTGGGGTTTCTCCCGCACCGGGCAGGGATCCTGCACCGACAGCCGCAGGCCGCAGTAATCCGGAAAGTCAAAGGCGTCGAGCCGGTCGATGATTTCCCACACCGAGATCGTGGAAATGCCCTCATAGAGGGTGCTGAAGCGCCGGTCGCAGCCGGCGCAGACGTTGACGATCACCGATCCCTTTTCGAGCTGCGGTTCGTGGCGGCAGCAAATGTTGTGCAGCCTTGTTTCCTGCCAAGTGCGGTTGAGGAGTTCGAGAATCCTGATTTCCATATCCGGCTTGTAGAGGCTCAAGGCGCAGCCGGGATTGAAGAAGGTTTTACCCGTCATGATTTTTCCTCGGTGT is a window from the bacterium genome containing:
- a CDS encoding (Fe-S)-binding protein, whose protein sequence is MTGKTFFNPGCALSLYKPDMEIRILELLNRTWQETRLHNICCRHEPQLEKGSVIVNVCAGCDRRFSTLYEGISTISVWEIIDRLDAFDFPDYCGLRLSVQDPCPVREKPQVHQAVRNLLRKMNIEVVETRFHGTRTVCCGDDLYPRFPIYKIRQQMIKRAEAMPCEEVCVYCVSCVKALHIGGRRPRHLLDLLMNESTDPQVYDTAKWHEQLQGYIDTH